The proteins below come from a single Caulobacter segnis ATCC 21756 genomic window:
- a CDS encoding LysE family translocator gives MEPHGAAAYIRAMDHLPVDPARYGAFLVAMFVMAITPGPANLFAIATGMERGKGAALLGVVGMNTATLVWFTGSALGLGALIIAFPQAFHVLALAGAAYLVWLGLKSLWAGIKNLESHASATVRAGRSAFVDGFMVQIANPKILLFFSGVLPPFLDIKRPLAPQLVMFACATIGMDLISMSSYGLGGAALSSRMNEPGFRRVFALLVGVLLITAAVLIVSRG, from the coding sequence TGGAGCCCCATGGCGCGGCGGCCTATATCCGCGCCATGGACCACCTGCCCGTCGATCCCGCCCGCTACGGCGCCTTCCTCGTCGCCATGTTCGTCATGGCCATCACCCCAGGCCCGGCCAACCTTTTCGCCATCGCCACGGGCATGGAGCGCGGCAAGGGCGCGGCGCTTCTGGGCGTGGTCGGCATGAACACGGCGACCCTGGTGTGGTTCACCGGCTCGGCCCTGGGCCTGGGCGCCCTGATCATCGCCTTCCCTCAGGCCTTCCACGTCCTGGCCCTGGCCGGCGCGGCCTATCTGGTCTGGCTGGGCTTGAAGTCTCTATGGGCCGGGATCAAGAACCTCGAGAGCCACGCCTCGGCCACCGTCCGCGCCGGCCGATCGGCCTTCGTCGACGGCTTCATGGTCCAAATCGCCAATCCGAAGATCCTGCTGTTCTTCTCCGGCGTGCTGCCGCCGTTCCTGGACATCAAAAGACCGCTGGCGCCGCAGCTGGTCATGTTCGCCTGCGCGACCATCGGCATGGACCTGATCAGCATGTCCAGCTACGGCCTGGGCGGCGCCGCCCTGTCGAGCCGGATGAACGAACCCGGGTTCCGGCGCGTTTTCGCTCTGCTGGTCGGCGTTCTGTTGATCACCGCCGCCGTCCTGATCGTCTCGCGCGGCTAG
- a CDS encoding CC0125/CC1285 family lipoprotein, whose protein sequence is MSMKKVAIAATLALAATLSACATPTPYQPKVTSGAVTGGFSEQKLEGDRYRVSFAGNSLTSRETVERYLLYRSAELTVQQGYDWFETADHRTDRTARSYVEPDPLARPGFGYGYPYGYWRPSWRYYGGGYGWRTWDPFWGDPFFADRAQIRTVEKFEAGAEIVMHKGQKPQGDPRAYDAREIMANLASTIQRPAPPK, encoded by the coding sequence ATGTCTATGAAGAAGGTCGCCATCGCCGCGACATTGGCGCTCGCCGCGACCTTATCGGCCTGCGCCACGCCCACCCCGTATCAGCCGAAGGTCACCTCCGGCGCCGTCACGGGCGGCTTCTCCGAGCAGAAGCTGGAGGGCGACCGCTATCGCGTCAGCTTCGCCGGCAACAGCCTGACCTCGCGCGAGACCGTCGAGCGCTACCTCCTGTATCGGTCGGCCGAACTGACCGTGCAGCAGGGCTATGACTGGTTCGAAACCGCCGACCACCGCACCGACCGCACGGCTCGCTCCTATGTCGAGCCTGATCCGCTGGCGCGTCCGGGCTTCGGCTACGGCTATCCGTACGGCTACTGGCGTCCGTCCTGGCGCTATTACGGCGGCGGCTATGGCTGGCGCACCTGGGATCCCTTCTGGGGTGACCCCTTCTTCGCCGACCGCGCTCAGATCCGAACCGTCGAGAAGTTCGAGGCCGGCGCCGAGATCGTGATGCACAAGGGTCAGAAGCCGCAAGGCGACCCGCGCGCCTACGACGCTCGCGAGATCATGGCGAACCTCGCCAGCACGATCCAGCGCCCGGCGCCGCCGAAGTAG